TCAGGAAATTCTTCGATGGCGTATTCGAACATTTCCGCTTGCGTCGTGAGCGTACAGAATGTCTCGTCTTTTAGTAGAGAGTCTAGCGGCTTCAGCGCTCTTTCTTCGCGCTCTTCTTCTTCCCGCTCTTTGGCCTCTTGTTCCTCTTCGAGCTCGATGAGTCTGGCCTGCCAGCCATTTTGGAGCGTCTCAATTGCTGCGCTTCGGAGAGCAGCAAATCCTTCACCCCATGGCTCTTGATCCATGTAGTAGAGACGCGCTTCTGGTGTAATGCACATCATCGTAACCGACATATGGTCGCCAATATGCTGTTTGAAAGGCTTGAGTTTGGGTTCGACCTTGGTGAGGTCTTCACCGGATTCATCGTCATATTCGTCATCGGCATGGAAGCGATCAGGCCTTATCTCTGTTGGGTCGGCGAAGAAGAGGTCTTCGTATAAATCGAGAAATTGAAAGAATATGGCGCGGGCACCGATGTGTTTGCATGATTCAAGAAAAGTATCCAGATCCCCGTCGACCCATAAAGCGGACCGTTCTGCTCCGTCGATTCCGTTGGTGACGTGGATTGGTATTAGCTCATGTTTTGCTATTTTGTCTCTAATCTCTTGAATGTCCATGACTTCCCCTTGGTTCTGGTTGGATGCAGGGACCATTGCATGAGGGACTCCCAATGTAACTAATCCGCACGCAGTCGCTCCAGCGCCCAGTTCGCATGTTCCCGCAGGATCTCGTCGTCGCAGTCCTCGAGGAACGCTTCGATGAGCGCAATCGCCTCGACATCGCCCGAATTGCCCAGCGCGATGAGCGCGTTGCGCTTCAGGCCCCGGCCCTTCGCGCGTCGAAGCGGCGATCCGAGGAATTCATCCTCGATCTCCATGGGGTGGGTCTCGAGGATCCATTTCAGATCGAGCCTCGCGTGGCCAGCGCGCGGCTCGAAGTCACGCTCGCTCGTGGTGATCGGCTCGCGGTTCCAGGGGCAGACTTCCTGGCAGATGTCGCAGCCGAAGACCAGGTCGCCGAACTTCTCCCGCAGCTCCTCCGGAATCGCGCCGCGGTTTTCGATCGTCTGGTAGGAAATGCAAAGGCGTGAGTCGAGCACGCCCTTGCCCGCAAAGGCATCGGTGGGGCAGGCATCCAGGCATGCGGTGCAGGTGCCGCAATCGGGCATGCGTTTGTGTACGGCCGGGCCGGGTTCGAGTGCGCGGTCGATGATTACCTCGGCAAGGAAGAGATAGGAGCCGCCCTCTGGATCGATGAGGCAGGTGTTGTGACCGATCCAGCCAAGGCCCGCCTGCCGCGCGTAGCTGCGCTGCAGGACCGGGCCGGTGTCCACGTTCAGGTAGGTGCTGACCCCCGGAAGGATCGCCTCGATCTTCCGGCGGAGCTTCTTGAGCCGCTTGTTGATGAGCTGGTGGTAGTCGCGTCCCCAGGCGTAGCGCGAGACCGTGCCCCCAAAGCGCGGGGCGTCGGTGGGCGCTGTGTTTGCCAGGTAGAACATGCCGAGGCTGAGCACGCTGGCCGCGCCGGGCAGGAGGACGCCCGCGTCGGCGCGCTCGGCGCTGCGGGCCCCGATCCACTCCATGTCGGCGTCGTGGCCCGCCTCGCGCCAGCGGCGGAAGTGGGCGAGGTCGGCCTCGGGCAGCCGCGCCGG
This sequence is a window from Chrysiogenia bacterium. Protein-coding genes within it:
- the queG gene encoding tRNA epoxyqueuosine(34) reductase QueG; the protein is MSEGPEITEQILAAAAELGFSRAALTPARLPEADLAHFRRWREAGHDADMEWIGARSAERADAGVLLPGAASVLSLGMFYLANTAPTDAPRFGGTVSRYAWGRDYHQLINKRLKKLRRKIEAILPGVSTYLNVDTGPVLQRSYARQAGLGWIGHNTCLIDPEGGSYLFLAEVIIDRALEPGPAVHKRMPDCGTCTACLDACPTDAFAGKGVLDSRLCISYQTIENRGAIPEELREKFGDLVFGCDICQEVCPWNREPITTSERDFEPRAGHARLDLKWILETHPMEIEDEFLGSPLRRAKGRGLKRNALIALGNSGDVEAIALIEAFLEDCDDEILREHANWALERLRAD